Part of the Flavobacterium alkalisoli genome is shown below.
TTTTTTCTATCTGTGCATCATCAGTAGTTTCATGAGCTAACGAGTGAAGGTATTTGTATGTACCATAAGTTCCGCCAACAGCTACAAGTGCTATAAGTATGAAAAGGAACTTTTTATTTGTTTTCTTTTTTTCCATGATGGAGGATTATTTTGTTTGAGTAAGATTGAAAGAGTTAGTTAATTTTCCTGAAACATTCAGCAGCTCATAGTAAACGCTGAGTAATATCTGCTTTAGAGAATGTTTCGTTTAATTTTGCCTGTAGCTGTTGAACATCTGCCTCTAAAAGGTCGTTTGTATCGCTAAGGCCGTTATCATATTTATCTTTTACTATACGGTAATTTTCGTCCGCCTGGGCAACGGCTTGTGTATAAACCCTGTTTTGTTTAATGGCAAGGTTATAGTTTTCAAGGGCATCCTGTACCTGAACCTTAATTCTGTCGGTAAGTATTTCCACTTCCTGTCTTGTAGCTTCTGCACGGCTGGCAGCAGTTTTAACGTGCTTACCGTTTTTAAACAGATTAGAAATGTCATAAGAAACACCTACACCAAAATTAATTGCATTGGTTACCTGAAATACGTTTTTAATATCAATAGCTGCATAACCACCTAAAAGTGTTACTGTAGGGTAGTAGTCAGCTTTGGCAACCTTCATGTTGGCTTCGCTGGCTTTTTGCTGCCATCTTAAAGCCTCAAGGTCATTCCTCTGATTTATGGCATCCTGTTCTGTAATAGCAGTGTTTAATTCAGAAGCTTCTTCAAAATAAGAAGAGTTTGGTTCCAGCTGTGTACCTTCCTGAAGCTTTAGTAATGTTACCAGCTGGTAGTTAATGGTAGAAGCTCTTTTCTTAGCATCTTCAAGAGAAAGCTCAATGTTAGATGCCTGTAACTGTGCTTTAAGCAGGTCGTTACGGGCAATAATGCCATTTTGCTCCATAGCTGTAAAGTCAGTAACACGTTGGTTAGCGCTTTTCAGGTTTTCCTGTATAAGGCTTATAGATTCCTGAGCTTTATAAAGGTTAACATACAATACAATGGTTTGCATTGCAATTTGTTCTTTAGTATGCGCTGCATTAAAGCTTTCAGCATTATAAGCATCGGTTGAAGCCTCTATGCTATTTTTAAGCTTAAAGCCCGAAAACAAAGGCATACCCACAGTTGCCATACCTAACATAAGCTGGTCTACTTTTGGTGAGCCTGAAGCCGTTTCTCCGTCATTACTGTCTCCTGTAGGGATTTTAAGAGTAATGTTAGGATCTGTAAGCCTTTGGTATTGCCCTGAAAGTTTAACTTCAGGATAAATATTATTCTTTACGCTTTCCATTTCATACTTTGAAGTGGAAACCTTAGTATCGGCAAGTGTCGCCTCATTACTTTTTGTAACTGCCAGACCTATGGCCTCATCAAGGGTAAGCGACTTTTTCTCCTGAGCCTGCATTGCAGTAATGCCGGAAAGAAATAACGCCCCGGCCAGCAGTAAATATCTAGTTTTCATGAACTAAAAGTGCTTTAATGGTTTGTTTAATGTGAATTGTTAACTCGTTTTCTATATAGTTTTCGTAAGCCTCATCGGTACTGATTCCTAAGTGAGCCTCAAAGAAAGGCCTGTTCATCTGGAAATGTACCAGTGTACCCATAATAGTAGGGGGTATAAGATTAATATTTACATCTTTTCTAAATATTCCCTGTTCCTGCCCTTCATTAATAATTTTGGTAAAGGCTTCCATATTCTGGCGTTTTACATCGGTAAATGCCTTCATGTCCATTATTCTTTTTTTGGTGGAAAGCTCAAAGTGCAGTATCTGGTACATACACTTGTTCTTATTAATACGGGAAATGTAAAGGTCTATAAGTCGGTCTACTTTTTCGGAAGGAGTAAGATCTTCCTTAGAAATGATGTCAAGCTGCATTCTCATATCCGATGTACGGTATATAATAAGAGCTTCCAGCATTTTTTCTTTTGAACCGAAATAATAAGAGATCATTGCAATATTAACCTTAGCAGCCTTAGCTATACTTCTTATAGAAGTGCCGTCAAAGCCCTCGCTGGCAAACAGTATCTCTGCTGCTTTGAGTATCTCTAACTGCTTATCATTGTATTCTGTCATGATATAGAATTCAAAATTCTCTGCAAAGTTAAACGTTTGTTTAAATTAAACGTTTGTTTAAATTTGCTGTTAACAGTTATTTAACAAATAACGTTATAGTTAGTAAGGGTGTTAAAAAGTATACTAACCCTTTAATTTATTCCGTTAGTATTATGTTATATAAAACCAAATGTCAAATTTATTCTCCTAAGCCAAATGAAGATTTTAAAAGCCTTTCTATTAAGTTTTGCCCTATGCAGTACGGCCGGAGTTAGTGCACAAAAGGTATTTGCTTCGGCAAAATATACCCAAATGTGCAGTTATTACGGAGAAGCTGTTACGGGTGATATCCATGCCTATAAACCCGAAGCCTCGGCAGAGTCGGCAGTAAAAAATATTATGTCGGTAATTGGCCTTAAAGCTAATTTTGAATTGCGTGCTGCAAATGTACCTAATGCAGCTGCCGTTATTTTAAAAGGCAAACGCTATATATTATATAACCCAAAGTTTATGGCTAACATCAACTCGGTAACGGGTAGTGACTGGGCAGCCATAAGTATACTGGCACATGAAATAGGCCACCACCTTAACGGGCATACGCTGGACAATGTGGGCAGCAGGCCACAAACCGAGCTGGATGCCGATGAGTTTTCCGGTTTTGTATTGGGCAGGTTGGGAGCCACTCTTGCCGATGCACAGGCAGTAATGGGTACCATAGCCAGTATTAAGGGGTCGCATTCTCATCCGCCTAAAAGCGACAGGCTTATTGCCATTGCGGCAGGATGGAATAGGGCAGGAGGGACTGCTATTGCTGCACAACCCGTAGTGCAAACCCAGCCGGAAAAACCAAAACCTGTAGTAATAGCCGAAAAACCAAAAGAGGTAACCCAACCGAAACAGGTTTTAGTAGAGAGAAACCTGACTCGTGAGGAAAGGATACAGCAAAGTGCACATATATGATAAGAACATAGCGAGTGACGCTTACTTTCGTGATGATCCTAAGGGCAAATATTACCTTACGGTAAAAGGTAACCTGGTTCAGGTGGAAAGAGATAAGGTATATTTAGTGGCCAGACTCGTTAGATCAAACAGATCGGGATATAAAATGATGCTTACCGATAATGATAAAACCAACCTTTATATAGGTAATGGTGGTGCTTTGGTTAACGAATCGGGTAGTACAGTGGGTGTACTAAAGGCAAGGCGTTAAATGTCTCATTATTAATGATTAATTGCTGATAAAATAGTAAATTAGATGCGGTTTTGGCTCAAGCTTAAACCGCTTTTAATTTTCACGGATATGCAGTTGAGTATTTTATGGAAGGGAATAAAAAACGACACAGACGAACATTGTGCCGTAAATTACCGTGATACCACTATCTCGGTACATTCTGAAATTGAAGGTTGGGTTAAAAGAAAACCTGTTTATGCAGAATACTGGTTAACACTTAACAATAACTGGGAAGTAAGGTCGTTTGAGATATCGGCTAATGTGGCTGATAAGACCTATAAATATTCCCTTGGTTTAGATGATAACGAACACTGGAAATGCAAAAAGAACCTGCCTCATTTTTACTTTGAGGGCTGTAACTATATTGATATATCGCTAACTCCGTTAACAAACACGCTTCCGGTAAATAATTTACATTTACTGAAAGGCGAAAGCAAAGAGATTAGCCTTATTTATGTAGATATACTGGCTAATGAGGCAAGAAGGGAAAGGCAAAAATATACCAGGTTGGACGAGCAGCTTTACCGCTTTGATAACCTGAAAGGCTTTACGGCAGATATTGAGGTAGATAAGGATGGTTTTGTTGTAGATTACCCGGGGCTGTTTGAGCTTGTACAGATACGATAAGTTTTATTAAGGCATTTGTATAATGGTGCATAAAATTGAGAATGGCTTTATTATTCAATGTAAGGTTTAAGCTAAATCTTTAAATTTGTAGAAAACCATTTGTAAAGCCATGAAATCTTTAAAAGTAATTGCCTTTGATGCCGACGACACCCTTTTTATAAACGAACCCTATTTTGAAGAGACCGAAAAGAAATTTTGCGGACTCATGGAAAACTATCTTTCCCATCAAAGCCTGTCGCAAGCACTCTTTAAACACCAGATAGAAAATCTTCCGCTGTATGGTTACGGCATTAAAAGCTATATCCTAAGCATGATACAAACAGCCATAGAGGTTTCAGATGGTACTGTTAGCATAAAACATATCGATAAGGTACTGGAACTGGGTAAGGAACTCCTGCAAAAGCCCATAGTATTATTAGAAGGGGTAGAGCAAACCCTACAGGCACTTCATGGGAATTATAAACTGGTCGTAGCAACAAAAGGCGACCTTAAAGACCAACAGCGTAAGCTGCATGATTCAGGCCTTGGGGAATACTTTCACCACATAGAGGTTATGGCCGATAAAAAAGAACTTAACTATAACAAGCTCTTAAAAAGGCTGGATATAGAACCGCATGAGTTTCTTTATGATAGGGAATTCATTGAGGTCGGATGTATTGCCGGTGCTTAATATTGGCGGGTATGCCTGTCATGTTCCGTTTCATACTACATGGGCACACGAGCTTATAGATCATGAAATTGAACACGATAATTTTTATGAAATAAAAAAACTGAACGAAATTATCCCATTACTGCTACCTTAATAACTATCCATGAAACCACACTTTTTTAAAACTCCTGCCCACTTTAGGGAATGGCTGGAAGAGAATCATGAAACAGCCGCTGAGCTGCTTGTCGGTTTTTTATAAGGTAGGTACCGGAAAGCCAAGTATTACATGGCCACAATCGGTAGATGAGGCGCTATGTTTTGGTTGGATAGACGGTATCAGGCGTACTATTGATAAAGAAGCTTATTCCATACGGTTTACTCCGCGAAGGACAACCAGTATATGGAGTGCAGTAAACGTAAAAAAGATGGAAGAGCTGCTGGCAGCCGGTTTGGTTAAGCCTATGGGGATAGCAGCTTATGAAAAACTGAAAGAGGGCAAAACTAAAATATATTCCCATGAAAGGAAAGCTCCTGCAGAGTTTACCAATGAGCAGGAAAAAATCTTTAAAAACCATAAAGCTGCCTGGGAATTTTTTAATGCTCAGGCGCCTTATTATAAAAATCTTATGAAGCATTGGGTTACTTCTGCCAAGCAGGAAAAAACACACATATCCCGACTGGAAAAACTGATAGATACGTCAAAGAAAAGCCAAAGAATCCGATAAAAGGTCATTTTTGTACGTTAAAGCGCACATTTTTTTATATATTTTTGGTGGTGTTAGTATACACATAAACTCAAAACCAGCTAATTATGAAAAAACACCTTATCAGAAATCTTTTCGCTATCGGAGTACTAATATGTTTTGCTTTTGCATTACCAAATTTCAGCAAAAAAGAATTTAACGTAGTTATAGATGCCGCACACGGCGGTAAAGACTATGGAGCTGTATATAATGATTACATGGAGAAAGATATTGCTGCAATTATCGCTAAGAAAATTGAAGTACTTAATAAAGACAACAAGGATGTAAAAATTCATTTTACAAGAACAGGAGATGAATTCGTCAACTTAAACGAAAGAGTAGAGACCATCAATAAGATTAAGCCCGATCTTGTTTTATCTTTACACCTTAATGCTGCAAGAAATCCTGAAAATACTGTTTCAGGTATGGAAATTTTTATAGCTAATGAATCCGACCAGAAAGAACAGTCGGCACAGTATGCAAAACAGCTTACCGATAAAATAGGAAAAGATTATAATGTGGTAACTAAAGAAGCGGGTTTCTATATGCTTAAAAAAGCAGAAGCTCCGGCGCTTGTTTTTGAAATGGGCTTTATTACTTCAGAAAAAGACAGAGGTTACCTTACAACAGAAGAAGGTCAGGATAAGCTTGCTAACTTAATAGCGAACTTTATTACCGACATAAAATAATTATCATGAAAGAACAGAACTATACAAATCATATACGTTTTTACACACCGCACCATTTTGTGTTTTACCCTGTAATGATTTTATTAATGGGTATTTGTGTAGGATATGCTTTTAATAACGAAGACTGGCTTATATGGCTATTTATGTTCCTTCTTTTTTTATCGGTTACACTGGTAAGCTTTATGCTAAGGCAACATTATGCCTTAACGCTGCAGGACAGGATAGTTTTACTGGAACTGCGTTACCGTTATTATGCAACTACCGGCAACAGGCTGGAGCCTTATGAAGAGAATCTTAGCAAAGGACAGCTTTTTGCGCTTCGTTTTGCTCCCGATGATGAGCTTCCCGCCTTATTGCAAAGGGCAATAGACGAGAACCTGTCGCCAAATTCTATAAAGAAATCGGTTAGAAACTGGAAACCCGATAATAACAGGGTATAAAATAAAAAAAAGCCTGCTCTAAAAGCAGGCTTCTTACATAGAATTAGGGTTGGAACCCCACACAAAAAAATCTTTCTCTAACTCCTAGATATTTCTTCGGTCGTCGTGGTCATAATGTTGTTCGTCATCATTATAACGTCCGTGCGTTCTTCTTTCCTCATCAATGTCTCTGCCGGGGCTGCGCTGCATCTGATCACTTTCATTCCAGTTACGGTCTGTATCTCCTTTAGCCCTGCGTTCTTCGCGCCATGTGCCTTCATCTTCATTAAAAGTTCTGGAGTGCATTTGCCTTGCATCGTCAAGGTTACGTTCTGTAGAGGACCTGTTGTCCCTTTCCCAATATTCCCTACGGTCAGCATTACGTCCCCTTGCCCTTACAGGCTCGTCGGACTTGTTTCCTAAATGACCGGTATTTTCATTTTTATCAGTCATAATATGTTAGTTTGAATTATTATTGTTGTTTTCTCTTTCCTTTCTTTCTGAGACCTTTTCAGCTTCAGAAACATATTTTTTTGTTCCTTTAATGTCAGTTTCACTCAAATCTTCCCCACTTGAAACTTTAGGAGCGGGAGTTTGTCTTTGGTCTTCTTCATTATGTCCCATAACTCTTTTATTTTTTGGTTATATACAAAGTTCGCCACTATATACTGGCTACAGTAGCCAATTAACACTACTTTTTACGGGAAATGTTAGAAAAAGCTTTAACACTATGCGGAAGCGCGCTATATAAAGCATATTAACATTTAGAGTCTTAGCAATTGTAAAGGAAAGTTTAACAAACAATTCACTTAAATAGTTGTAAAAGAGGGGGTAATAGTGAGTAAATTAGTAGTTGTATTATAAGGTTATCCTTATAAAAAGGAAACTAAAAATGCATATTAACCAATTTTAAAAATGAACATACTACTATGGAAAGAGCAAAATGGATACTGGATCTATCCCATTCTGATATACAGTTTAAGATAAGGCATTTGGTTATAGCAAATATCTCAGGGTATTTCAGGGCGTTTTCAGGTACCATGTATGCCGGTAAGGATGATTTTACCGATGCCGAGTTTAAACTTACTGTTGATGTTTACAGTGTAGACACCAATAATGTAGAAAGGGATGAACACTTAAAGTCAGCCGATTTCTTTAATGCTGATTACTATCCTGAAATGGAGTTTGTGTCTCAATCTTTTAATCACATTGATGGGGATAGGTATGACCTTACCGGTAACATAACCATAAAAGGCATTACAAGACCAATAACCTTTAAAGTATTATTTGGTGGAGAAGCTAAAGACGGCTTTGGAAATATGAGAGCCGGCTTTGATATAACCGGAGAAGTAAACCGTAATGATTTTGATATACGAAGATATGGAAACAGCAGAAAACCGCGATTTCAATTCGGATACGGAAGAGGACAGATACCCGTCTTCACATCCTGAAAACAAACGCAATCGAGGAAATATGGACACATAAAAAAGCAGGATAAAATCCTGCTTTTTTTTTAATTATAATCGGTTTCCTTTACGAATTGTATGTTAGCATGCATTTTAATTTCTTCTCCCAATACCAGTCCGCCTGCTTCTGTAGTATCGTTAGAATGTATATCAAAATCATTACGGTTTACTTCTCCGGTTATATCAAAGCCGGCTCTCATATTTCCAAAGCCGTCTTTAGCTTCTCCACCAAATAATACTTTAAAGGTTATTGGTCTTGTAATGCCTTTTATGGTTATGTTACCGGTAAGGTCATACCTATCCCCATCAATGTGATTAAAAGATTGAGACACAAACTCCATTTCAGGATAGTAATCAGCATTAAAGAAATCGGCTGACTTTAAGTGTTCATCCCTTTCTACATTATTGGTGTCTACACTGTAAACATCAACAGTAAGTTTAAACTCGGCATCGGTAAAATCATCCTTACCGGCATACATGGTACCTGAAAACGCCCTGAAATACCCTGAGATATTTGCTATAACCAAATGCCTTATCTTAAACTGTATATCAGAATGGGATAGATCCAGTATCCATTTTGCTCTTTCCATAGTAGTATGTTCATTTTTAAAATTGGTTAATATGCATTTTTAGTTTCCTTTTTATAAGGATAACCTTATAATACAACTACTAATTTACTCACTATTACCCCCTCTTTTACAACTATTTAAGTGAATTGTTTGTTAAACTTTCCTTTACAATTGCTAAGACTCTAAATGTTAATATGCTTTATATAGCGCGCTTCCGCATAGTGTTAAAGCTTTTTCTAACATTTCCCGTAAAAAGTAGTGTTAATTGGCTACTGTAGCCAGTATATAGTGGCGAACTTTGTATATAACCAAAAAATAAAAGAGTTATGGGACATAATGAAGAAGACCAAAGACAAACTCCCGCTCCTAAAGTTTCAAGTGGGGAAGATTTGAGTGAAACTGACATTAAAGGAACAAAAAAATATGTTTCTGAAGCTGAAAAGGTCTCAGAAAGAAAGGAAAGAGAAAACAACAATAATAATTCAAACTAACATATTATGACTGATAAAAATGAAAATACCGGTCATTTAGGAAACAAGTCCGACGAGCCTGTAAGGGCAAGGGGACGTAATGCTGACCGTAGGGAATATTGGGAAAGGGACAACAGGTCCTCTACAGAACGTAACCTTGACGATGCAAGGCAAATGCACTCCAGAACTTTTAATGAAGATGAAGGCACATGGCGCGAAGAACGCAGGGCTAAAGGAGATACAGACCGTAACTGGAATGAAAGTGATCAGATGCAGCGCAGCCCCGGCAGAGACATTGATGAGGAAAGAAGAACGCACGGACGTTATAATGATGACGAACAACATTATGACCACGACGACCGAAGAAATATCTAGGAGTTAGAGAAAGATTTTTTTTGTGTGGGGTTCCAACCCTAATTCTATGTAAGAAGCCTGCTTTTAGAGCAGGCTTTTTTTTATTTTATACCCTGTTATTATCGGGTTTCCAGTTTCTAACCGATTTCTTTATAGAATTTGGCGACAGGTTCTCGTCTATTGCCCTTTGCAATAAGGCGGGAAGCTCATCATCGGGAGCAAAACGAAGCGCAAAAAGCTGTCCTTTGCTAAGATTCTCTTCATAAGGCTCCAGCCTGTTGCCGGTAGTTGCATAATAACGGTAACGCAGTTCCAGTAAAACTATCCTGTCCTGCAGCGTTAAGGCATAATGTTGCCTTAGCATAAAGCTTACCAGTGTAACCGATAAAAAAAGAAGGAACATAAATAGCCATATAAGCCAGTCTTCGTTATTAAAAGCATATCCTACACAAATACCCATTAATAAAATCATTACAGGGTAAAACACAAAATGGTGCGGTGTGTAAAAACGTATATGATTTGTATAGTTCTGTTCTTTCATGATAATTATTTTATGTCGGTAATAAAGTTCGCTATTAAGTTAGCAAGCTTATCCTGACCTTCTTCTGTTGTAAGGTAACCTCTGTCTTTTTCTGAAGTAATAAAGCCCATTTCAAAAACAAGCGCCGGAGCTTCTGCTTTTTTAAGCATATAGAAACCCGCTTCTTTAGTTACCACATTATAATCTTTTCCTATTTTATCGGTAAGCTGTTTTGCATACTGTGCCGACTGTTCTTTCTGGTCGGATTCATTAGCTATAAAAATTTCCATACCTGAAACAGTATTTTCAGGATTTCTTGCAGCATTAAGGTGTAAAGATAAAACAAGATCGGGCTTAATCTTATTGATGGTCTCTACTCTTTCGTTTAAGTTGACGAATTCATCTCCTGTTCTTGTAAAATGAATTTTTACATCCTTGTTGTCTTTATTAAGTACTTCAATTTTCTTAGCGATAATTGCAGCAATATCTTTCTCCATGTAATCATTATATACAGCTCCATAGTCTTTACCGCCGTGTGCGGCATCTATAACTACGTTAAATTCTTTTTTGCTGAAATTTGGTAATGCAAAAGCAAAACATATTAGTACTCCGATAGCGAAAAGATTTCTGATAAGGTGTTTTTTCATAATTAGCTGGTTTTGAGTTTATGTGTATACTAACACCACCAAAAATATATAAAAAAATGTGCGCTTTAACGTACAAAAATGACCTTTTATCGGATTCTTTGGCTTTTCTTTGACGTATCTATCAGTTTTTCCAGTCGGGATATCTGTGTTTTTTCCTGCTTGGCAGAAGTAACCCAATGCTTCATAAGATTTTTATAATAAGGCGCCTGAGCATTAAAAAATTCCCAGGCAGCTTTATGGTTTTTAAAGATTTTTTCCTGCTCATTGGTAAACTCTGCAGGAGCTTTCCTTTCATGGGAATATATTTTAGTTTTGCCCTCTTTCAGTTTTTCATAAGCTGCTATCCCCATAGGCTTAACCAAACCGGCTGCCAGCAGCTCTTCCATCTTTTTTACGTTTACTGCACTCCATATACTGGTTGTCCTTCGCGGAGTAAACCGTATGGAATAAGCTTCTTTATCAATAGTACGCCTGATACCGTCTATCCAACCAAAACATAGCGCCTCATCTACCGATTGTGGCCATGTAATACTTGGCTTTCCGGTACCTACCTTATAAAAACCGACAAGCAGCTCAGCGGCTGTTTCATGATTCTCTTCCAGCCATTCCCTAAAGTGGGCAGGAGTTTTAAAAAAGTGTGGTTTCATGGATAGTTATTAAGGTAGCAGTAATGGGATAATTTCGTTCAGTTTTTTTATTTCATAAAATTATCGTGTTCAATTTCATGATCTATAAGCTCGTGTGCCCATGTAGTATGAAACGGAACATGACAGGCATACCCGCCAATATTAAGCACCGGCAATACATCCGACCTCAATGAATTCCCTATCATAAAGAACTCATGCGGTTCTATATCCAGCCTTTTTAAGAGCTTGTTATAGTTAAGTTCTTTTTTATCGGCCATAACCTCTATGTGGTGAAAGTATTCCCCAAGGCCTGAATCATGCAGCTTACGCTGTTGGTCTTTAAGGTCGCCTTTTGTTGCTACGACCAGTTTATAATTCCCATGAAGTGCCTGTAGGGTTTGCTCTACCCCTTCTAATAATACTATGGGCTTTTGCAGGAGTTCCTTACCCAGTTCCAGTACCTTATCGATATGTTTTATGCTAACAGTACCATCTGAAACCTCTATGGCTGTTTGTATCATGCTTAGGATATAGCTTTTAATGCCGTAACCATACAGCGGAAGATTTTCTATCTGGTGTTTAAAGAGTGCTTGCGACAGGCTTTGATGGGAAAGATAGTTTTCCATGAGTCCGCAAAATTTCTTTTCGGTCTCTTCAAAATAGGGTTCGTTTATAAAAAGGGTGTCGTCGGCATCAAAGGCAATTACTTTTAAAGATTTCATGGCTTTACAAATGGTTTTCTACAAATTTAAAGATTTAGCTTAAACCTTACATTGAATAATAAAGCCATTCTCAATTTTATGCACCATTATACAAATGCCTTAATAAAACTTATCGTATCTGTACAAGCTCAAACAGCCCCGGGTAATCTACAACAAAACCATCCTTATCTACCTCAATATCTGCCGTAAAGCCTTTCAGGTTATCAAAGCGGTAAAGCTGCTCGTCCAACCTGGTATATTTTTGCCTTTCCCTTCTTGCCTCATTAGCCAGTATATCTACATAAATAAGGCTAATCTCTTTGCTTTCGCCTTTCAGTAAATGTAAATTATTTACCGGAAGCGTGTTTGTTAACGGAGTTAGCGATATATCAATATAGTTACAGCCCTCAAAGTAAAAATGAGGCAGGTTCTTTTTGCATTTCCAGTGTTCGTTATCATCTAAACCAAGGGAATATTTATAGGTCTTATCAGCCACATTAGCCGATATCTCAAACGACCTTACTTCCCAGTTATTGTTAAGTGTTAACCAGTATTCTGCATAAACAGGTTTTCTTTTAACCCAACCTTCAATTTCAGAATGTACCGAGATAGTGGTATCACGGTAATTTACGGCACAATGTTCGTCTGTGTCGTTTTTTATTCCCTTCCATAAAATACTCAACTGCATATCCGTGAAAATTAAAAGCGGTTTAAGCTTGAGCCAAAACCGCATCTAATTTACTATTTTATCAGCAATTAATCATTAATAATGAGACATTTAACGCCTTGCCTTTAGTACACCCACTGTACTACCCGATTCGTTAACCAAAGCACCACCATTACCTATATAAAGGTTGGTTTTATCATTATCGGTAAGCATCATTTTATATCCCGATCTGTTTGATCTAACGAGTCTGGCCACTAAATATACCTTATCTCTTTCCACCTGAACCAGGTTACCTTTTACCGTAAGGTAATATTTGCCCTTAGGATCATCACGAAAGTAAGCGTCACTCGCTATGTTCTTATCATATTGTGCACTTTGCTGTATCCTTTCCTCACGAGTCAGGTTTCTCTCTACTAAAACCTGTTTCGGTTGGGTTACCTCTTTTGGTTTTTCGGCTATTACTACAGGTTTTGGTTTTTCCGGCTGGGTTTGCACTACGGGTTGTGCAGCAATAGCAGTCCCTCCTGCCCTATTCCATCCTGCCGCAATGGCAATAAGCCTGTCGCTTTTAGGCGGATGAGAATGCGACCCCTTAATACTGGCTATGGTACCCATTACTGCCTGTGCATCGGCAAGAGTGGCTCCCAACCTGCCCAATACAAAACCGGAAAACTCATCGGCATCCAGCTCGGTTTGTGGCCTGCTGCCCACATTGTCCAGCGTATGCCCGTTAAGGTGGTGGCCTATTTCATGTGCCAGTATACTTATGGCTGCCCAGTCACTACCCGTTACCGAGTTGATGTTAGCCATAAACTTTGGGTTATATAATATATAGCGTTTGCCTTTTAAAATAACGGCAGCTGCATTAGGTACATTTGCAGCACGC
Proteins encoded:
- a CDS encoding N-acetylmuramoyl-L-alanine amidase family protein, whose product is MKKHLIRNLFAIGVLICFAFALPNFSKKEFNVVIDAAHGGKDYGAVYNDYMEKDIAAIIAKKIEVLNKDNKDVKIHFTRTGDEFVNLNERVETINKIKPDLVLSLHLNAARNPENTVSGMEIFIANESDQKEQSAQYAKQLTDKIGKDYNVVTKEAGFYMLKKAEAPALVFEMGFITSEKDRGYLTTEEGQDKLANLIANFITDIK
- a CDS encoding putative glycolipid-binding domain-containing protein, whose product is MQLSILWKGIKNDTDEHCAVNYRDTTISVHSEIEGWVKRKPVYAEYWLTLNNNWEVRSFEISANVADKTYKYSLGLDDNEHWKCKKNLPHFYFEGCNYIDISLTPLTNTLPVNNLHLLKGESKEISLIYVDILANEARRERQKYTRLDEQLYRFDNLKGFTADIEVDKDGFVVDYPGLFELVQIR
- a CDS encoding YceI family protein; translation: MERAKWILDLSHSDIQFKIRHLVIANISGYFRAFSGTMYAGKDDFTDAEFKLTVDVYSVDTNNVERDEHLKSADFFNADYYPEMEFVSQSFNHIDGDRYDLTGNITIKGITRPITFKVLFGGEAKDGFGNMRAGFDITGEVNRNDFDIHSNDTTEAGGLVLGEEIKMHANIQFVKETDYN
- a CDS encoding M48 family metalloprotease, with amino-acid sequence MKILKAFLLSFALCSTAGVSAQKVFASAKYTQMCSYYGEAVTGDIHAYKPEASAESAVKNIMSVIGLKANFELRAANVPNAAAVILKGKRYILYNPKFMANINSVTGSDWAAISILAHEIGHHLNGHTLDNVGSRPQTELDADEFSGFVLGRLGATLADAQAVMGTIASIKGSHSHPPKSDRLIAIAAGWNRAGGTAIAAQPVVQTQPEKPKPVVIAEKPKEVTQPKQVLVERNLTREERIQQSAHI
- a CDS encoding DUF6526 family protein; the protein is MKEQNYTNHIRFYTPHHFVFYPVMILLMGICVGYAFNNEDWLIWLFMFLLFLSVTLVSFMLRQHYALTLQDRIVLLELRYRYYATTGNRLEPYEENLSKGQLFALRFAPDDELPALLQRAIDENLSPNSIKKSVRNWKPDNNRV
- a CDS encoding YceI family protein, translating into MERAKWILDLSHSDIQFKIRHLVIANISGYFRAFSGTMYAGKDDFTDAEFKLTVDVYSVDTNNVERDEHLKSADFFNADYYPEMEFVSQSFNHIDGDRYDLTGNITIKGITRPITFKVLFGGEAKDGFGNMRAGFDITGEVNRNDFDIRRYGNSRKPRFQFGYGRGQIPVFTS
- a CDS encoding YdeI/OmpD-associated family protein → MKPHFFKTPAHFREWLEENHETAAELLVGFYKVGTGKPSITWPQSVDEALCFGWIDGIRRTIDKEAYSIRFTPRRTTSIWSAVNVKKMEELLAAGLVKPMGIAAYEKLKEGKTKIYSHERKAPAEFTNEQEKIFKNHKAAWEFFNAQAPYYKNLMKHWVTSAKQEKTQISRLEKLIDTSKKSQRIR
- a CDS encoding YdeI/OmpD-associated family protein; translated protein: MSVFYKVGTGKPSITWPQSVDEALCFGWIDGIRRTIDKEAYSIRFTPRRTTSIWSAVNVKKMEELLAAGLVKPMGIAAYEKLKEGKTKIYSHERKAPAEFTNEQEKIFKNHKAAWEFFNAQAPYYKNLMKHWVTSAKQEKTHISRLEKLIDTSKKSQRIR
- a CDS encoding TetR/AcrR family transcriptional regulator, with the protein product MTEYNDKQLEILKAAEILFASEGFDGTSIRSIAKAAKVNIAMISYYFGSKEKMLEALIIYRTSDMRMQLDIISKEDLTPSEKVDRLIDLYISRINKNKCMYQILHFELSTKKRIMDMKAFTDVKRQNMEAFTKIINEGQEQGIFRKDVNINLIPPTIMGTLVHFQMNRPFFEAHLGISTDEAYENYIENELTIHIKQTIKALLVHEN
- a CDS encoding TolC family protein is translated as MKTRYLLLAGALFLSGITAMQAQEKKSLTLDEAIGLAVTKSNEATLADTKVSTSKYEMESVKNNIYPEVKLSGQYQRLTDPNITLKIPTGDSNDGETASGSPKVDQLMLGMATVGMPLFSGFKLKNSIEASTDAYNAESFNAAHTKEQIAMQTIVLYVNLYKAQESISLIQENLKSANQRVTDFTAMEQNGIIARNDLLKAQLQASNIELSLEDAKKRASTINYQLVTLLKLQEGTQLEPNSSYFEEASELNTAITEQDAINQRNDLEALRWQQKASEANMKVAKADYYPTVTLLGGYAAIDIKNVFQVTNAINFGVGVSYDISNLFKNGKHVKTAASRAEATRQEVEILTDRIKVQVQDALENYNLAIKQNRVYTQAVAQADENYRIVKDKYDNGLSDTNDLLEADVQQLQAKLNETFSKADITQRLL